Proteins from a single region of Salinibacter grassmerensis:
- a CDS encoding PAS domain S-box protein — translation MISEKLERRRQADAQKRLTRQRKEMSHRFQAILEDPNMMVGALDVDGTLLDANATALRYIEEDRETVIGSPIWETPWWREEDRETVRRWVQRAAEGEYVKYETTSTNAQGRKYWVEGTIRPVTKSGEKGDEQVEALVVSARDVTERERSRRTLELYRDYTDRLLDDIDDIFFALDEEAQSQRWNDRLSEVTGYSDEEIAEMTAFDFVPASKQDRLADKITEAFSADSTRVEIPLLCRDGTTVLYEFVASSLDHPEGGRQVVGIGRDISERKERERRLRQTETLFQNAQEPLFLLDVQEADEEFHLRRVNPAYEEKFGRTEEGVRGRSPRDIYGEKFGGLMEEKCRKCVRRGEAIQYEEKVPFDGEITYWQTRIAPVTMEGGVQQIVGHATNVTDQKRRERILRERQDKIEALYKTADRLIRATSKEAVGRVLVRLIRTALGYQAVAVRFAQEGRLVVGEVSETNFEFMPERPDLSVDGDNPISEVYRSGETLVIRDVEEEVEDEDIGIDPPDYYGNLRSGVVVPVEGHGTLAVASQEPQAIRPFDRHLIDVLGNYAAVVIDQLGQEQTLRERQDKIEALYEATQRLLTAEEPESVSTRIHALLENIFDYPLRNTEFVDGERIVPDRTTAKPALGVPPPECRPKDGDSLSARALQAGDTVVIDDINSLDNDVKYGALRTAAAVPIGKRGVVVVGKTEVEAFDAFNLRLIEVLSGYAALVLNRLDREADLREAKEEAEEASQMKSALLANMSHEIRTPLTSIIGFAEVAGTEASELDLPTGCPLPDFADRIERGGKRLLDTLEGVLNLSKLEAGQMELGAEPVALTTEAQRAADELSSKAREKNIDLRMETENVWAEADEGGVRIVARNLLSNAIKYTETDGIVWVRSYKEEGRAVLEVEDTGIGMESEAVHDLFEPFRQASEGFGRKYEGTGVGLAVTKRAIEEMNGAVQVDTSEGEGSRFTVRLPEAKGARSENGDGTPRTRDS, via the coding sequence ATGATTAGCGAGAAGCTGGAGCGACGCCGCCAGGCCGATGCTCAGAAGCGCCTCACCCGGCAGCGGAAGGAGATGTCCCATCGGTTCCAGGCCATTCTTGAGGACCCCAACATGATGGTTGGTGCCCTTGACGTTGACGGGACGCTCCTGGACGCCAATGCGACGGCCCTTCGTTACATCGAGGAGGACCGGGAGACGGTCATCGGAAGCCCGATCTGGGAAACCCCATGGTGGCGAGAAGAAGACCGGGAGACCGTTCGCCGGTGGGTTCAACGAGCCGCCGAGGGGGAGTACGTGAAGTACGAAACGACGTCGACCAACGCACAGGGCCGCAAATACTGGGTCGAGGGAACGATCCGCCCCGTCACCAAGAGCGGAGAAAAGGGCGACGAGCAGGTGGAGGCACTCGTCGTGTCGGCCCGCGACGTGACGGAGCGGGAACGAAGCCGGCGGACGCTCGAGCTATACCGGGACTACACCGATCGCCTCCTCGACGACATCGACGACATCTTCTTCGCGCTCGACGAGGAGGCTCAGTCTCAACGGTGGAATGATCGTCTGTCCGAGGTGACCGGCTACTCGGACGAGGAGATTGCGGAGATGACCGCCTTCGATTTTGTGCCCGCGAGCAAGCAGGACCGACTGGCGGACAAGATCACGGAGGCCTTTTCGGCCGACAGTACGCGGGTCGAAATTCCGCTTCTGTGCCGGGACGGAACGACGGTTCTCTACGAGTTTGTGGCGAGTTCCCTCGATCACCCGGAGGGCGGCCGACAGGTGGTCGGCATTGGTCGAGACATCAGTGAGCGAAAAGAGCGGGAGCGGCGGCTTCGGCAGACCGAGACGCTGTTCCAGAACGCCCAGGAGCCGCTCTTTCTTCTTGATGTACAGGAGGCGGACGAAGAGTTTCACCTCAGGCGTGTCAATCCGGCCTACGAGGAGAAGTTTGGACGCACGGAGGAAGGGGTCCGTGGGCGATCTCCGCGGGACATCTACGGGGAAAAGTTTGGCGGCCTCATGGAAGAGAAGTGCAGGAAGTGCGTCCGTCGGGGGGAGGCGATCCAGTACGAGGAGAAAGTTCCCTTCGACGGAGAGATCACCTACTGGCAGACCCGAATTGCGCCGGTGACTATGGAGGGGGGCGTACAGCAGATTGTGGGGCACGCGACCAACGTGACGGATCAAAAGCGGCGCGAACGAATCCTCCGCGAGCGACAAGACAAGATCGAGGCCCTCTACAAGACGGCCGATCGCCTCATTCGGGCCACCAGTAAAGAGGCGGTTGGCAGGGTTCTCGTCCGGCTCATACGGACGGCCCTCGGGTACCAAGCCGTGGCGGTGCGCTTCGCCCAAGAGGGACGCCTGGTGGTGGGTGAGGTGTCCGAGACAAACTTCGAATTCATGCCCGAGCGTCCCGATCTCAGTGTAGACGGTGACAATCCTATCTCTGAGGTGTATCGATCCGGTGAGACCCTCGTGATCAGAGATGTAGAAGAAGAGGTTGAGGATGAAGACATTGGGATCGATCCCCCAGACTACTACGGCAATCTGCGATCCGGAGTCGTGGTGCCGGTAGAGGGGCACGGCACCCTCGCGGTTGCTTCTCAGGAACCGCAGGCAATCCGGCCGTTCGATCGGCACCTGATTGACGTGCTCGGAAACTACGCAGCAGTGGTGATCGACCAACTTGGACAGGAGCAGACCCTTCGGGAACGCCAGGACAAGATTGAGGCCCTCTACGAGGCAACCCAGCGCCTGCTCACCGCCGAGGAGCCTGAGTCGGTCTCCACGCGCATCCACGCGCTGCTCGAGAACATCTTCGACTATCCCCTCCGAAACACAGAGTTCGTGGATGGTGAGCGCATCGTGCCGGACCGAACCACGGCCAAACCCGCGCTGGGCGTGCCGCCCCCTGAGTGCCGGCCGAAAGACGGAGACAGTCTTTCCGCCCGGGCCCTGCAGGCCGGCGATACGGTCGTGATCGACGATATAAACTCTCTGGACAACGACGTGAAGTACGGGGCGCTTCGCACCGCCGCGGCGGTGCCCATCGGAAAGCGGGGCGTTGTGGTGGTCGGCAAAACAGAGGTGGAGGCCTTCGACGCATTCAATCTTCGCCTGATTGAGGTGCTGTCGGGCTACGCCGCCCTCGTTCTCAACCGGTTGGATCGGGAGGCGGATCTGCGCGAAGCGAAGGAGGAGGCCGAAGAGGCGAGCCAGATGAAGTCGGCCCTTCTCGCGAACATGAGCCATGAGATCCGGACGCCCCTGACCTCGATCATCGGGTTTGCCGAGGTGGCGGGCACGGAGGCCAGCGAACTCGACCTGCCGACAGGGTGCCCGCTGCCCGACTTTGCCGACCGGATTGAACGGGGAGGGAAGCGACTGCTCGATACGCTTGAGGGGGTGCTCAACCTTTCGAAATTGGAGGCCGGGCAAATGGAGCTTGGGGCCGAGCCGGTTGCCCTCACCACCGAGGCCCAGCGGGCCGCCGACGAGCTGAGCTCGAAGGCACGAGAGAAAAACATCGACCTTCGGATGGAGACGGAGAACGTCTGGGCGGAAGCCGACGAGGGGGGTGTGCGGATCGTCGCGCGAAATCTACTTTCCAACGCGATCAAGTACACTGAGACCGACGGAATCGTTTGGGTTCGGAGCTACAAGGAGGAGGGACGCGCGGTGCTAGAAGTAGAGGACACGGGCATCGGGATGGAGTCGGAAGCGGTCCATGATCTTTTCGAGCCGTTCCGGCAAGCCTCCGAGGGATTTGGCCGCAAGTACGAAGGCACTGGGGTGGGGCTTGCGGTGACGAAGCGCGCGATCGAGGAGATGAACGGAGCGGTTCAGGTGGACACCAGTGAGGGAGAGGGGAGCCGATTCACTGTGCGGCTTCCGGAGGCTAAAGGAGCACGGAGCGAGAACGGAGACGGGACGCCCAGAACGAGGGACTCCTAA
- a CDS encoding sodium:solute symporter → MSPDFPLATLDLAIIVGYFAVVGIIGYIVAQRIESGEDLFLAGRTLAWGTIGFSLFASNISSTTLIGLAGDAYRTGIAVSNYEWMAGVVLVFIAVFFVPFFIRSGLTTIPEYLEKRFDARSRKYFSGLTIFTSVIIDTAGGIYAGTVVLRTFFPELPFVPTALALAIVAGVYTAAGGLAAVVYTDILQAIILLVGSTFIAGITFAEFDFSWAKATAQLPENHLSLMRPMDAEGLPWLGTLIGVPILGFYYWGLNQYIVQRILGGRDLNHARWGAMLGGFLKLLPLFIMVLPGAFALQLYPDLGNPDQVFPTLVTDLLPVGVVGIVMAGLIAAIMSTIDSTLNSASTLITIDFIKPRRENLSPEETGRVGRIATIVLMLLAAAWAPMIRYFPGLWSYIQSVLSYLVPPVVAIFLLGVFWPRTNGNGAFATLIGGHALSLTVFVLSQMGVIELHFTIIAGILTALCIGMLVVTSLTLGDAPPEEKVDDLTWANRVFETGPAMAWHKNYRVHAAAVLGLTAVMLVVFW, encoded by the coding sequence ATGTCCCCCGACTTTCCCCTCGCAACCCTAGACCTGGCCATCATTGTCGGGTATTTCGCCGTCGTCGGGATCATTGGGTACATCGTGGCCCAGCGCATCGAGAGCGGAGAGGACCTTTTTCTCGCCGGGCGCACACTCGCGTGGGGCACCATCGGGTTCTCGCTCTTCGCGTCGAACATTTCGAGCACGACCTTGATCGGGCTTGCCGGCGATGCCTACCGGACGGGCATCGCGGTGTCGAACTACGAGTGGATGGCCGGGGTGGTGCTCGTGTTTATCGCCGTCTTCTTCGTCCCCTTCTTTATCCGGTCGGGCCTCACGACCATTCCGGAATACCTAGAAAAGCGGTTCGACGCCCGCTCCCGGAAGTACTTTTCAGGTCTCACGATCTTTACGAGCGTCATTATCGACACCGCAGGGGGCATCTACGCGGGCACCGTGGTGCTGCGCACGTTCTTTCCGGAGTTGCCGTTCGTGCCTACGGCCCTCGCCCTGGCCATCGTCGCGGGGGTGTACACGGCAGCGGGCGGCCTCGCGGCGGTCGTCTATACCGACATCTTGCAGGCCATCATCCTGCTCGTCGGCTCCACGTTCATCGCCGGCATCACGTTTGCCGAATTCGACTTCTCGTGGGCGAAGGCCACCGCGCAGTTGCCGGAGAACCACCTCTCGCTTATGCGACCGATGGACGCAGAGGGACTGCCCTGGCTCGGCACGCTGATAGGGGTTCCCATTCTCGGCTTCTACTATTGGGGCCTCAATCAGTACATCGTGCAGCGCATTCTGGGCGGGCGCGACCTGAACCACGCCCGGTGGGGCGCCATGCTCGGGGGCTTCTTGAAGCTTTTGCCCCTCTTCATCATGGTGCTGCCCGGGGCGTTCGCGCTGCAGTTGTACCCGGATCTCGGCAATCCCGATCAGGTCTTCCCCACACTCGTGACGGACCTGCTGCCGGTGGGCGTCGTGGGGATCGTCATGGCCGGGCTCATCGCCGCCATCATGTCCACCATCGACTCCACACTTAACTCGGCCTCCACCCTCATCACGATCGACTTTATCAAGCCGCGGCGGGAGAATCTCTCGCCCGAGGAAACCGGACGCGTCGGACGCATCGCGACGATCGTGCTCATGCTGCTGGCGGCGGCCTGGGCGCCCATGATTCGCTACTTTCCAGGCCTCTGGAGCTACATCCAGTCCGTGCTTTCGTACCTGGTGCCGCCGGTCGTGGCCATTTTCCTCCTCGGTGTATTCTGGCCACGCACGAACGGGAATGGCGCATTCGCCACCCTGATTGGCGGCCACGCGCTCTCACTGACCGTCTTTGTGTTGAGCCAGATGGGCGTCATCGAGTTGCACTTCACGATCATTGCCGGCATCCTTACGGCCCTCTGCATCGGCATGCTCGTGGTCACCTCCCTCACCCTGGGCGACGCCCCCCCCGAGGAGAAAGTCGACGACCTCACCTGGGCGAACCGCGTATTTGAGACGGGCCCCGCAATGGCCTGGCACAAGAACTACCGGGTCCACGCGGCGGCCGTGCTCGGCCTGACGGCAGTGATGCTCGTCGTTTTTTGGTAG
- a CDS encoding glycosyl hydrolase 53 family protein codes for MGPVRGAREGWGRRRGCRARPGATAPHHAHYDQGADAAGARAYYDTFNSYNIGYDFIGLSYYPWWHGNLLKLRENLLSLTDNYDKDIVLVETAYNWRPSEYQNVPAPYPETPEGQREFLRSVHETLLSVPSRQIKGILWWEPAVMKGPIRSRGMFDDAGNALPALDVFEKYTHGAVGESNAPE; via the coding sequence CTGGGACCAGTTCGCGGCGCTCGTGAAGGCTGGGGTCGACGGCGTGGATGCCGGGCGCGGCCAGGCGCCACGGCCCCTCATCATGCTCACTACGATCAGGGGGCCGATGCCGCTGGGGCCAGAGCGTACTACGATACGTTCAACTCTTACAACATCGGATACGACTTCATTGGGCTGTCCTACTACCCCTGGTGGCACGGCAACCTGCTGAAACTGCGGGAGAATTTATTGTCGCTCACCGACAACTACGACAAGGACATCGTCCTCGTCGAGACGGCCTACAACTGGCGGCCCAGCGAGTACCAGAACGTCCCGGCGCCCTACCCAGAGACCCCAGAAGGACAGCGCGAATTTCTGCGTTCGGTGCACGAGACGCTCCTGAGCGTCCCGAGCCGTCAGATCAAGGGCATTCTTTGGTGGGAGCCCGCCGTGATGAAAGGCCCCATTCGCTCCCGCGGAATGTTTGACGATGCGGGCAACGCCCTTCCCGCACTGGATGTGTTTGAGAAGTACACGCACGGGGCGGTCGGCGAGTCAAACGCGCCGGAGTAA
- a CDS encoding LacI family DNA-binding transcriptional regulator, with translation MSTTIYDIAERADVSTATVSRVFNDESGVSEDTRQHVLDAAAALNYRPHASAQNLARQHTNQIAVVAPVVANYFYMHVMRGIQHALADRSMDLMVHAPANPQDRIHEQPDPESLNTYMARALQPGRNDGILLLSMPLTDEWADRLAETSRAVVLVDGEHSRFESFAVDSRDGGYKATQHLIDIGYERIGHITVEYDPPPARYRREGYEQALRDDDRMVRDKLIAASDERPFAFSEKGGYRAMKALLEREPRPDAVFAASDMQALGAMQAVREKDLRVPEDLAIVGFDDLELSRCAGLTTLRQPAHTMGARSTRTLLRRIENADSAPVSSTVFAPELVVRRTCGKRPESEGALPGFMLEDQ, from the coding sequence GTGTCGACTACCATCTATGACATAGCGGAGCGGGCAGACGTGTCGACGGCGACGGTGTCCCGGGTCTTCAACGACGAATCCGGGGTGAGTGAAGACACGCGGCAGCATGTGCTCGACGCGGCGGCGGCCCTAAACTATCGTCCTCACGCCTCGGCGCAGAACCTGGCGCGACAGCACACGAACCAGATCGCCGTCGTGGCGCCGGTGGTGGCAAATTACTTTTACATGCACGTGATGCGGGGCATTCAACACGCCCTTGCGGACCGGAGCATGGACCTTATGGTGCATGCGCCGGCGAACCCGCAGGATCGCATCCACGAGCAGCCCGATCCGGAGTCCCTGAACACCTACATGGCCCGGGCTCTCCAGCCGGGCCGAAACGACGGCATCCTCTTGCTCTCGATGCCGCTGACGGACGAGTGGGCCGATCGACTAGCGGAGACCAGCCGGGCGGTCGTCCTCGTAGACGGCGAGCATTCACGGTTCGAATCGTTCGCGGTGGACAGTCGAGACGGGGGGTACAAGGCGACGCAGCACCTGATTGACATAGGGTATGAGCGCATCGGGCACATTACCGTCGAGTACGATCCCCCCCCTGCTCGCTACCGCCGTGAGGGCTACGAGCAGGCGCTCCGGGACGACGACCGGATGGTGCGAGATAAACTGATCGCCGCGAGTGACGAGCGGCCGTTTGCGTTCTCCGAGAAAGGCGGGTACCGAGCTATGAAAGCCCTTCTTGAACGCGAGCCCCGACCGGACGCGGTATTCGCCGCGTCGGACATGCAGGCCCTGGGAGCGATGCAGGCAGTCCGGGAGAAAGATCTTCGCGTGCCGGAGGATCTCGCGATCGTCGGGTTCGACGATCTCGAGCTGAGCCGGTGTGCCGGCCTCACGACGCTTCGCCAGCCCGCCCACACGATGGGGGCCCGATCGACGCGAACCCTGCTTCGACGCATCGAGAACGCCGACTCGGCCCCGGTCTCAAGCACCGTATTTGCCCCGGAACTCGTCGTTCGCCGGACATGCGGGAAGCGCCCCGAGTCCGAAGGGGCCTTGCCCGGATTCATGCTGGAGGACCAGTGA
- a CDS encoding SusC/RagA family TonB-linked outer membrane protein, with protein MQYRHSILTLVLLGMALCVGAVQAQDRQTINGTVTSADDAAPLPGANVSVPGTTVGTATGAQGQYSLRVPADADSLRFSFVGFRAQTVAIAGRTTIDVALAPAAQQIDELVVVGYGEQQAGDVTGSVDRVDAADFNESSNVSPEKLISGKVSGVQISSSSGAPGAGSFIRIRGPSSVNASSRPLFVIDGVPITNDGNTAQRNPLNFLSPNDIANITVLKDASATAIYGSRGANGVILIETKNAEEGEATVSYSGSISSSSVTDQIDMLGPTRFRSVVRREAPSVSSRLGDTSTDWQDLVQRTALGQNHSLSFSRGYEDSDVRLSLSYLDEEGILQSSSTERLNLSLNYNQDLLDNVLTVRTNLKGSKTTDDFEPGSMVGNAASFDPTQPVRDPGSPFGGFFEWENSLPENNPVSSYVYEQNSGETFRGLGNVEAEYRVPFLTGLSLRANVGADITTGEREFFAPTFLKGQAESTFPGSVTRANFRQLNTRVNAFFDYNRDIDQISSSVEGTLGYSWQEFNEEYPEYSVNGLSTNIYGSNRTDVLQADSLSQVSPTVSEIPSRLISVFARVNYTFQEKYLLTATVRRDGSSKFGPTNRWGTFPSAAIGWRVHQEPFMEDISSISTLKIRLSAGTSGNQEIGDFNYAPFYTTGGRRAQALFGDGATTTIRPRAADQTIQWEETTTYNAAIDYGLLDGRISGSLEFYRKNTDNLLFNTTAAGFSNLSNFVLTNVGEMRNQGVEFSVDGSVVNSESFSYDAQFNASYNKNELLSISTAAEQILTGGISGGIGNQVQVLKEGEPINSFFTYEHVRDGDGSPLTEAEAAAMDTTQFVDVNADGNINAEDRQITGNPRPDVILGHTSNLRYQNFDLSLTLRAQLGQQVYNNVASNFGNYDRIATNQVPTNVHESVLETNFESPQYLSDEYVEDASFLRLDNVTLGYTVRSIPSVDRLRIYGRVSNALVLTGYSGPDPEVYSSGVGIDDTVYPRSRTWTAGLNIRL; from the coding sequence ATGCAATACCGACACTCGATCCTGACGCTCGTGCTTTTGGGCATGGCCCTCTGCGTGGGGGCGGTTCAGGCACAAGACCGGCAGACGATCAATGGTACGGTCACCAGCGCCGATGACGCTGCGCCGCTTCCGGGGGCCAATGTGTCTGTTCCCGGGACCACTGTCGGGACGGCCACCGGCGCCCAGGGCCAGTACTCGCTGCGCGTCCCCGCAGATGCGGACTCGCTGCGCTTCTCCTTCGTGGGCTTCCGGGCACAGACCGTGGCCATTGCGGGCCGTACGACGATCGATGTGGCCCTTGCCCCGGCCGCGCAGCAGATTGACGAGTTGGTTGTTGTTGGATACGGCGAGCAGCAGGCCGGGGACGTGACAGGTTCAGTCGATAGGGTTGACGCGGCCGACTTCAACGAGTCATCCAATGTAAGTCCTGAAAAGCTCATTTCTGGAAAGGTGTCTGGGGTGCAAATCTCTTCAAGCAGCGGAGCTCCGGGAGCTGGCTCCTTCATCCGTATTCGGGGACCTTCGTCGGTAAATGCGAGCAGCCGTCCTCTCTTCGTGATCGATGGGGTGCCCATTACCAACGACGGGAATACGGCTCAGCGCAACCCACTGAACTTTCTGAGTCCGAATGACATCGCGAACATCACAGTGCTGAAGGACGCTTCCGCTACGGCTATCTACGGCTCGCGTGGTGCGAACGGTGTGATTTTAATTGAGACCAAAAACGCTGAAGAGGGAGAGGCGACTGTCAGCTACAGCGGCTCAATCTCGTCGAGCAGCGTGACCGATCAGATCGACATGCTCGGTCCCACGCGTTTCCGCAGCGTGGTGCGTCGAGAGGCTCCTAGCGTATCTTCTCGCCTTGGAGATACAAGCACCGACTGGCAAGATCTGGTGCAGCGCACGGCTCTGGGGCAGAATCACTCTCTGAGCTTCTCACGGGGGTATGAGGACTCCGATGTTCGGCTCTCCCTCAGCTACCTCGATGAGGAGGGTATTCTCCAATCGTCATCAACTGAGCGGTTGAACCTCTCGCTGAACTACAATCAGGACCTGCTGGACAACGTTCTGACGGTACGGACCAACCTAAAAGGCTCAAAAACCACTGACGACTTCGAGCCTGGATCGATGGTCGGCAACGCTGCTAGTTTCGACCCCACACAACCGGTCCGCGATCCTGGAAGCCCATTCGGCGGGTTCTTCGAGTGGGAAAACTCCCTGCCGGAGAATAACCCAGTTTCCTCATACGTCTACGAACAGAATAGCGGTGAGACCTTCCGCGGCCTCGGTAACGTCGAGGCTGAGTACCGAGTGCCATTCCTCACCGGATTGAGCTTGCGGGCCAACGTAGGAGCCGACATCACGACGGGCGAGCGAGAGTTCTTCGCGCCCACGTTCTTGAAGGGACAGGCTGAAAGCACCTTCCCAGGCTCAGTGACACGCGCCAATTTCCGGCAGCTAAATACGCGAGTCAACGCATTTTTCGATTACAATCGTGACATCGACCAGATCAGCAGCAGTGTCGAGGGAACGCTCGGCTACTCCTGGCAAGAGTTCAACGAGGAGTATCCGGAGTACAGTGTCAACGGGCTAAGCACAAACATCTACGGATCAAATCGGACGGACGTGCTCCAGGCAGATTCGCTCAGTCAGGTGAGTCCGACTGTCTCGGAGATCCCGAGCCGACTGATATCGGTCTTCGCTCGTGTCAACTACACGTTTCAAGAGAAATATCTCCTGACGGCCACGGTACGACGAGATGGCTCCTCAAAGTTCGGCCCTACTAACCGATGGGGGACATTTCCGTCTGCGGCCATTGGATGGCGTGTTCATCAAGAACCGTTCATGGAGGACATTTCCTCGATCTCGACGCTGAAAATTCGACTTTCCGCTGGCACCTCCGGCAACCAAGAGATTGGAGACTTTAACTACGCGCCATTTTACACCACAGGTGGGCGTCGTGCCCAGGCACTCTTTGGCGATGGTGCTACCACGACTATTCGACCACGCGCTGCCGATCAGACGATTCAGTGGGAGGAGACGACGACCTACAATGCGGCAATCGACTATGGGCTACTGGATGGTCGCATCAGTGGATCTCTGGAGTTCTACCGTAAGAACACTGATAATCTCCTCTTCAACACTACCGCTGCTGGGTTCTCGAACCTCAGCAACTTTGTGCTTACGAACGTCGGTGAGATGCGCAATCAGGGGGTGGAGTTTTCCGTCGATGGCAGCGTAGTAAACTCGGAGAGTTTCTCGTACGACGCGCAGTTCAACGCTTCGTACAACAAGAACGAACTGCTCAGCATCAGCACGGCTGCCGAACAGATTCTCACCGGAGGCATCAGTGGAGGCATCGGCAATCAGGTCCAAGTTCTGAAAGAAGGAGAACCGATCAACTCCTTCTTTACCTACGAGCATGTGCGCGACGGTGACGGTTCACCACTCACAGAGGCTGAGGCTGCCGCGATGGATACCACGCAGTTCGTGGACGTCAATGCTGACGGCAACATTAATGCGGAGGACCGACAGATTACCGGCAACCCACGTCCGGACGTCATCCTTGGGCACACGTCCAACCTGCGGTATCAAAACTTCGACCTCAGTCTCACACTGCGGGCGCAACTCGGCCAGCAGGTGTACAACAACGTGGCCTCTAACTTCGGTAACTACGACCGGATTGCCACCAACCAGGTCCCAACCAACGTACATGAGTCGGTATTGGAGACGAACTTTGAATCCCCGCAGTACCTCTCCGATGAGTACGTGGAGGATGCCTCGTTCCTGCGTCTCGACAACGTGACCCTTGGGTATACCGTCCGGTCAATACCGTCTGTCGATCGTCTGCGAATCTACGGTCGGGTAAGCAATGCTCTCGTGCTGACTGGTTATAGTGGTCCCGACCCGGAGGTTTATTCTTCGGGGGTCGGCATCGACGACACTGTGTACCCGCGTTCCCGCACCTGGACCGCTGGTTTGAACATCCGGCTTTAG
- a CDS encoding RagB/SusD family nutrient uptake outer membrane protein has protein sequence MTTTIGRAFLGLTLLFAVAIGFSGCDQVGTEPKGLASGENIFQDDGSYKSYLGKLYAGLNVTGQSGPAGDADIEGIDEGFSQYVRLWWQMQELPTDEAVITFQDAGGAPQTLQKTNWGPTNGFLSAMYARISFQVMQINEFLRESTSGKLNSRGVSPEVQNKMPRWRAEARFLRALSYWHGADLFGGIPVVTQEQPRGGAPPSANTRQEVFEFVESELLAITDDEGEENLSPTGAAPYGRADRAAACMVLANLYLNAPVYLDNPQQVVGEDPMNRAAEYAGRVIESDAFSIESNYQDLFLADNHTANGVVFAIPNDGESTQHYGGTQFLTHAAVGGNMEPSNYGIDFGYNGLRTTPEGVNLYGGETSDDRRIFFTDGQSLEVDDLLDFQDGYAVPKYQNVTSSGQAGDNPTFPDTDYPMFRLAEAYLIYAEATVRGASNGDIGRAVSLVNDLRQRAGLGRDVAASDLQDLDQSGTPFLLQERGRELFWEARRRTDLIRFGRFTGSEYTWSWKGNDQAGASIPDYRALYPLPESELQVNPNLEQNAGY, from the coding sequence ATGACGACAACGATTGGACGAGCCTTCCTGGGACTCACACTCCTATTCGCCGTAGCGATTGGATTCTCTGGCTGTGACCAGGTTGGTACGGAGCCGAAGGGCCTGGCCTCTGGAGAGAATATTTTTCAGGACGATGGGTCTTACAAGTCGTACCTTGGGAAGCTATACGCTGGCCTGAATGTGACTGGTCAGTCGGGACCGGCCGGAGACGCCGACATTGAAGGCATCGATGAGGGGTTTTCTCAGTACGTGCGGCTCTGGTGGCAGATGCAGGAGCTTCCGACCGATGAAGCGGTGATTACCTTCCAGGATGCTGGAGGCGCTCCACAGACCCTCCAGAAAACCAACTGGGGGCCAACCAACGGCTTTCTCTCGGCAATGTACGCCCGCATCTCTTTTCAGGTGATGCAGATAAACGAGTTCTTGCGCGAGTCCACGTCGGGGAAGCTCAACTCGCGTGGGGTGAGCCCAGAGGTGCAGAATAAAATGCCAAGGTGGCGTGCCGAAGCGCGGTTTTTGCGCGCCCTTAGCTACTGGCATGGGGCAGATCTCTTCGGCGGCATTCCGGTGGTGACGCAGGAACAGCCCCGTGGGGGGGCGCCGCCCTCTGCCAACACGCGTCAGGAGGTCTTTGAGTTTGTGGAGAGCGAACTCCTGGCCATCACCGATGATGAGGGAGAAGAAAACCTCTCGCCCACCGGTGCTGCTCCGTACGGCCGGGCTGACCGTGCGGCCGCCTGCATGGTGCTCGCCAATCTCTATCTCAACGCTCCGGTTTATCTCGACAATCCGCAGCAGGTGGTCGGCGAGGACCCGATGAACCGTGCCGCGGAGTACGCTGGGCGTGTGATTGAATCAGATGCATTCAGCATTGAGTCGAACTATCAAGACCTGTTCCTGGCCGACAACCACACTGCCAACGGTGTCGTCTTTGCTATCCCGAATGATGGGGAGTCCACTCAGCATTACGGAGGAACGCAGTTTCTGACCCACGCGGCTGTGGGAGGCAACATGGAGCCAAGCAACTACGGTATCGACTTCGGCTACAATGGGCTCCGAACCACACCAGAAGGGGTGAATCTCTACGGAGGAGAGACCAGTGATGACCGGCGCATCTTTTTCACCGACGGACAGTCACTTGAGGTCGACGACCTGCTCGACTTCCAGGATGGGTACGCAGTACCGAAATACCAGAACGTGACGTCGAGTGGCCAAGCAGGCGACAACCCTACTTTCCCGGACACTGACTACCCGATGTTCCGCCTCGCGGAGGCCTATCTCATCTATGCCGAGGCGACCGTACGGGGTGCCAGCAATGGCGATATTGGTCGGGCCGTCTCCTTGGTAAATGATCTGCGGCAGCGAGCCGGTCTGGGCCGCGACGTGGCGGCCTCGGACCTGCAAGACCTTGATCAGTCGGGCACGCCGTTCCTGCTGCAGGAGCGTGGGCGCGAGCTTTTCTGGGAGGCCCGACGCCGGACGGATCTGATTCGCTTCGGCCGGTTCACTGGAAGCGAATACACATGGTCCTGGAAGGGCAACGACCAGGCAGGGGCCTCCATCCCGGACTATCGAGCCCTATACCCGCTCCCCGAGTCTGAGCTGCAGGTGAACCCGAATCTGGAGCAAAATGCGGGCTATTAG